One window of Phoenix dactylifera cultivar Barhee BC4 unplaced genomic scaffold, palm_55x_up_171113_PBpolish2nd_filt_p 001300F, whole genome shotgun sequence genomic DNA carries:
- the LOC120108373 gene encoding uncharacterized protein LOC120108373: MSDKDIRNMHQIHVNLNATVIEMVVTHSSSLIEAANVVINTSGSSHGAEISWRSKNISKSSSSNFIQVVEETRAAIEEEGSQRNSLDAWKSCIEGVGQEFKNVETLRDTIRNLCITNCRYFVFMKNDRERVTVECAYEECEWRIHASRLGNGEKFAIKKLNSNHTCGGGMQVRSHLKASKRWVSNIVKDKLQDMPLYKLTDIIKDIRREYGVQLPYHQAWHGKELAIKEIYGDRSLSYDRIRWYCDAIVQTNPGSIVEYETIKGRFRRLFICFHASLLGFIKGCRPLIFMDGTFIKHKDGGVLLGATAKDGNDDMFPIAYGVVDIETDENWEWFCQIFKKLFIVAVLVHYRAAERKRLLDLLNAIAYTPRLNVFQKLIGKLTSEAPGASTFLLHANPEYWANAIFSGPS, from the exons ATGAGCGATAAGGATATTCGTAACATGCATCAAATACATGTGAACTTAAATGCGACAGTGATCGAGATGGTTGTTACTCATTCTTCAAGCTTGATCGAAGCTGCTAATGTGGTAATCAATACGAG TGGCTCATCCCATGGTGCCGAAATTAGTTGGAGatccaaaaatatttcaaagaGTAGCTCAAGTAATTTTATCCAAGTTGTTGAAGAAACAAGAGCTGCAATTGAAGAGGAAGGAAGTCAAAGAAATTCCTTGGATGCTTggaaaagctgtatagagggtGTTGGTCAGGAGTTCAAGAATGTCGAAACTCTTCGTGACACCATTCGCAACTTGTGTATCACAAATTGCAGATATTTTGTGTTCATGAAGAACGATCGTGAGCGAGTTACTGTGGAATGTGCATATGAAGAATGTGAATGGCGTATCCATGCTTCTCGACTTGGTAATGGTGAAAAGtttgcaattaaaaaattgaacaGTAACCATACATGTGGAGGAGGGATGCAAGTCCGATCGCATCTGAAGGCTTCGAAACGTTGGGTTTCGAACATTGTTAAAGATAAACTTCAAGATATGCCATTATATAAGCTGACTGACATTATAAAAGATATTCGTCGGGAATATGGTGTTCAATTGCCGTATCATCAAGCTTGGCATGGTAAGGAGCTGGCTATAAAGGAGATTTATGGTGATAGATCACTATCTTATGATCGAATTCGGTGGTATTGCGATGCCATTGTTCAAACCAACCCCGGCAGCATTGTAGAGTACGAAACAATTAAAGGTCGATTCAGACGTCTGTTCATTTGTTTTCATGCTTCACTATTGGGTTTCATAAAAGGATGTCGACCTCTAATTTTTATGGATGGGACATTTATAAAACATAAGGATGGAGGTGTATTGCTTGGCGCCACTGCCAAAGATGGCAATGATGATATGTTTCCTATagcatatggtgtggtagataTAGAAACTGATGAAAACTGGGAATGGTTTTGTCagattttcaagaagctattcaTAGTTGCA GTGCTTGTCCATTATCGTGCAGCTGAGAGAAAGAGGCTCCTTGATTTACTAAATGCTATTGCGTATACTCCAAGGCTTAATGTTTTTCAAAAGCTAATTGGGAAGCTTACATCAGAAGCCCCTGGTGCTTCCACCTTTCTCCTACATGCCAACCCCGAGTATTGGGCAAATGCAATTTTTTCAGGTCCAAGCTAG